In a single window of the Pieris rapae chromosome 9, ilPieRapa1.1, whole genome shotgun sequence genome:
- the LOC111003682 gene encoding out at first protein encodes MRDIVSCILLISLIKPSNLQLLINVRNQGGDVLQENITANVSEDTVTLDFLRLDGTYVSQLVDFTNEVEAMKVIIPAEEELGQSGYQILCFLTHAAQADFIAPDAMAKLRQKNAGTVRMAEEDKGWRQTTATAWASRVTRLLSPAAARHCASAKDHVYLRAADLTRWAPRPGMEHSSYASEVSPFPEHALASDTTDGSPFVPACVAETDSANECICHFEVCVNWYPCGLKYCKGKPQGGLSYRCGIKTCHRCYRYHFYVRRRDTCLTYM; translated from the exons ATGCGTGATATCGTTTCATGTATTCTTttgataagtttaataaaaccatCGAATTTACAATTACTGATAAACGTTAGGAATCag ggAGGTGATgttttacaagaaaatattactGCAAATGTATCTGAAGATACTGTAACTCTCGATTTTCTACGTTTGGATGGTACTTACGTATCACAATTAGTCGACTTTACAAAT gAAGTTGAGGCAATGAAAGTTATAATCCCGGCTGAAGAAGAGCTTGGACAGTCAGGTTACCAAATCTTATGCTTTCTTACACATGCTGCTCAGGCAGACTTCATTGCACCAGATGCTATGGCAAAACTGCGACAG AAAAATGCTGGGACTGTACGGATGGCTGAGGAGGATAAAGGCTGGAGACAAACTACAGCAACTGCCTGGGCTAGTAGAGTGACACGATTACTATCACCAGCTGCTGCTAGGCACTGTGCATCAGCCAAAGATCATGTGTACTTACGAGCTGCAGATTTGACCAGATGGGCTCCTAGAccag GAATGGAGCATTCATCATATGCCTCAGAAGTCAGTCCATTCCCAGAACATGCATTGGCATCTGACACTACTGATGGTTCACCATTTGTGCCTGCTTGTGTAGCTGAGACAGACTCTGCTAACGAGTGTATTTGTCACTTTgag GTTTGTGTAAATTGGTACCCTTGTGGACTAAAATACTGCAAAGGTAAACCACAAGGTGGATTGAGCTATAGGTGCGGGATCAAGACATGTCATCGCTGCTATCGGTATCATTTCTATGTACGGCGCCGAGACACATGCCTCACATATATGTGA
- the LOC111003681 gene encoding WD repeat-containing protein 26: MHQPCTNGAHLNGDSVRNGDLAPALQMPTTDQEIVRLIGQHLVSVGLERSATLLMEESGLHLEHPAAATFRQHVLAGDWVKADHDLRALHDLLRDSPHRDTHNLSEMKFVVLEQKYLEHLEAGRVLDALHVLRNELTPLQHDTPRVHRLSALMMCADAGELRARAQWAGGSASRAAVLARVQAVLPPALMMPPARLRALLAQAAALQAQRCRFHAAPRPSPDQTDHIPFSLLADHQCSADQFPIHSLQVLNEHCDEVWYCKWSPDGSKLASGSKDHTVMIWDFDPVARRLSFRKSLEGHLYGVSYLSWSPDGRYLIAVGPEDCPDLWIWNMETEQLHLKMTHSQEDSLTAVAWHATSDKFVCGGARGQFYHCTLDGTLINNWDGVRVNALACRADGAVLAADTHHRVRAYYFADLTDRNLIQEEHAVMAMTLNAADTLLLLNVANQGVHLWDVRARALVRRFRGLSQGHFTIHACFGGAHQDFVASGSEDNKVYIWQIEHEEPVAVLAGHTRCVNAVAWNPVHHDVLVSASDDYSLRLWGPRPH, encoded by the exons ATGCACCAACCATGCACGAACGGGGCGCACCTCAACGGGGATTCTGTGCGCAATGGGGACCTGGCTCCCGCACTGCAGATGCCCACTACTGACCAAGAAATTGTCCGACTCATTGGACAGCACTTGGTCTCTGTTGGACTTGA ACGTAGCGCGACCCTCCTGATGGAGGAGTCGGGGCTGCATCTGGAACACCCGGCGGCAGCAACGTTTCGGCAGCACGTGCTGGCTGGTGACTGGGTCAAGGCCGACCATGATCTGCGCGCGCTGCACGACCTGTTACGTGACTCACCGCATCGCGACACACACAATCTCTCC GAGATGAAGTTCGTGGTGCTAGAGCAAAAGTATCTAGAGCATCTCGAGGCAGGGCGCGTGCTGGATGCGTTGCACGTGCTGCGGAACGAATTGACACCCCTGCAGCATGACACGCCGCGCGTGCACAGATTGTCCGCGCTCATGATGTGTGCCGACGCAGGCGAGCTACGGGCGAGAGCGCAGTGGGCCGGTGGTTCCGCCTCGCGTGCCGCGGTGTTGGCCCGCGTGCAGGCCGTCCTTCCGCCCGCGCTCATGATGCCGCCCGCCCGCCTTCGTGCGCTACTCGCTCAGGCTGCCGCCCTACAAGCGCAGCGCTGCCGTTTCCACGCCGCCCCGCGACCCTCGCCAGACCAAACCGATCACATCCCCTTCTCTCTACTCGCCGACCATCAATGCTCGGCTGACCAGTTCCCGATACACTCTTTACAG GTACTAAACGAGCACTGTGACGAAGTATGGTACTGTAAGTGGTCTCCGGATGGATCCAAATTGGCATCAGGTTCTAAGGACCACACGGTCATGATATGGGACTTTGATCCTGTAGCCAGGAGACTTTCCTTCAG GAAATCACTGGAGGGTCACTTGTACGGAGTGTCATATCTATCGTGGAGTCCCGATGGCCGCTACCTCATCGCCGTTGGGCCGGAAGACTGCCCCGATTTGTGGATATGGAACATGGAG ACGGAACAGCTTCACCTGAAGATGACTCACTCCCAAGAGGATTCCCTAACGGCGGTGGCGTGGCACGCGACTTCTGACAAATTTGTATGCGGCGGTGCACGGGGCCAGTTCTACCATTGCACACTcgat GGCACTTTAATAAACAACTGGGATGGTGTACGTGTGAACGCGCTGGCATGTCGTGCTGATGGCGCTGTACTCGCAGCTGATACTCATCACCGCGTCAGGGCCTACTATTTCGCAGACCTCACTGATAGGAACCT GATCCAAGAGGAACACGCGGTTATGGCGATGACCTTAAATGCGGCGGATACTCTGCTTTTGCTCAACGTCGCCAACCAGGGCGTACATCTTTGGGACGTCC GTGCGCGTGCGCTGGTACGTCGATTCCGTGGTCTGTCCCAGGGCCACTTCACCATCCACGCCTGCTTTGGCGGAGCGCACCAGGACTTCGTCGCCTCTGGCAGTGAAGACAATAAG GTGTACATCTGGCAGATAGAACACGAAGAACCGGTTGCGGTTCTTGCAGGGCACACACGCTGCGTCAACGCCGTGGCTTGGAACCCTGTTCACCACGACGTGCTGGTGTCAGCCTCTGACGACTACTCACTGCGCCTATGGGGACCACGCCCTCACTAA
- the LOC111003683 gene encoding trafficking protein particle complex subunit 4, whose translation MVIYGVYVVSKSGGLIYNYDHNIPRIETEKTFGFPLDIKLQYENKKVVVVFGQRDGITVGHVLLSVNGSPVTGRNTEDGRDVFEVIEAKENYPLSLKFGRMRATTNEKIVLASMFYPLFALASQLSPVPKSSGIETLTADTFKLSCFQTLTGVKFMLVTDPNMQGTEVVLKRIYELYSDYALKNPFYSLEMPIRCELFDTSLHTLLELVEKSGTANL comes from the exons ATGGTGATATACGGTGTTTACGTAGTAAGCAAATCTGGAGGACTAATTTATAACTATGATCACAACATTCCCCGGATAGAAACTGAAAAAACGTTTGGATTTCCTCTTGATATTAAGCTacagtatgaaaataaaaaggttGTTGTTGTGTTTGGCCAACGAGATGGTATAACcg TGGGACATGTCTTACTATCAGTAAATGGTTCTCCAGTTACTGGAAGAAATACAGAAGATGGAAGGGATGTATTCGAAGTAATTGAAGCTaaa GAAAACTATCCTCTCAGTTTAAAGTTTGGTCGTATGAGAGCTACAACAAATGAGAAAATAGTGTTAGCAAGTATGTTCTATCCACTTTTTGCCCTTGCCAGTCAGCTGAGTCCAGTGCCCAAGAGTTCAGGAATAGAGACCCTCACTGCTGACACATTCAAGCTTTCGTGCTTTCAGACCTTAACTG GTGTTAAGTTTATGCTAGTGACTGATCCAAACATGCAAGGCACTGAAGTTGTACTAAAAAGAATCTATGAATTGTATTCAGACTATGCTCTTAAGAATCCCTTCTACTCTTTAGAGATGCCAATCAGGTGTGAACTATTTGACACATCTCTACACACTTTGCTGGAGCTGGTGGAAAAATCAGGCACTGCAAATTTATAG